In Archocentrus centrarchus isolate MPI-CPG fArcCen1 chromosome 23, fArcCen1, whole genome shotgun sequence, the sequence ttgattcatttaaatgaacatattcatcctgctataaccaggtttctgtaaggcagaataaatcaatatgttgatcaattattaaatcatttagtaacagggacttggaagagagagacctaatgtttaataatgcacatttaactgttttcctCATGTTCGGAGCTACCCCCTCCTCTGATGAGTTTAATATgtgaccagtgttaattttgattttgttttagtcatagtcttgaCGAAAATGTTATTTAGATttagttatggaatattattaataatattaacattagcgtttcacctgcttcccacacacctgatcattaacaccaccttactgagataatccgagcgttttacagcaggacgctctgacaggtacagggcagtgttcaggactaagattaggaaaggctaatccaccgcggtgtggagagtttctctaaacacaaacgctaaactgggaaaaacactttaccctgcatgacattaaaatgcttacctttgcatggagatcttgGTGACTGGTTTGtagatgtttaagatttgtcgtgttttttacccgagatagtcgccccacatggtttacacatcgttttgtttgtcacatcaaaggacaaacgtgtccatacatcggctcttctctttctccctgctgacattgtttacataacttagttctatcggaaggaacgaccaatcacaggctagtttggtcttcccgggtttaaagcaaatttgtgcaactgtgcgtttgattggacgttttcctaacttgtcccgccctgtctcaaaattaaatcatttctgattggatgtcatcccCGCCATggattttcgtctcgttttcattcgttgacgattgtgtcaattaatttcgtcatcgtttttaatccttttaggtagtttgaTTTAGTTGTCGTCTTATTTTCGTCATAAAAAAGGGTTGTTGACGAAAATAATgtcgaaaatatttcgtcaatgaaattaacactgcatgtGACCCCAGCTGTCCAATCAGAGCTCATGATTCGTCTTCCTCTTTGCATCCTTAGCTGCCTGCAGGATGGAGATGAGAGAAGTTTTTAGCACATCAGCTGCCTGCAGGCAAACACTGTGTGTCACATGACACCCATCATCTTTATCTTCATCCACACGCAAATAACTGTTCACCCACACCTTCAGATAGAGGTGCAAATAAAGTGTTTTCACTCATTCCTTAGAAGGGGAGTATTTTAAACAGctgtcactgtttttatttttcacctgAGCTGTGAattcacagactgtatatgaaagatggtcATGAAGCCTCAGTATTAGTGTTCTGTCAGCTGCCATACTGTCAAATGTATAGCTAGCTTGGTTATGAAGATGAATCTACAGAGTGTACAGGAGCATCACATAGACACAGATTCTAGCTAATCAATGCTCAGCatcatccaaataaaatcctcgaatttcactcagcaaactggagttctgccttcttggacagtctgttagtccaatgaagccacagcagccatattattggtcagataaatatattaaaaatgctccaaaagttccagcagcacaaacacgttccagaggtccagttcagagaCTCCacttagctgaggtgaagcctagcagagagctagcagctacagctgcctgtgtcaccatccacctgtcagtcaaagaagCCACGCCATAAAGCAAACATTAAGCCTTCATCTAATTTAAACAGGTCAAAGGGGGAAATGAACAACAGAGAGCAGATGCTGGGAGCAGACATGGTGTAGAGGCTGCAGAACGACTGTGTTGGTGTTTCTTTCACCTGATCGTGGTATTGATTATTGGTTCTCCAGCTCTGTTTGGGAGCCTGAACATTGTTGCTTCTGTCCTGGTGTCATTTCTCTAATAAATGTTAGAGAGTGGAGGCAGGACATGGATCTGTGGGCATTTCTCTGCTGTGATTAAGTGATACACTGATGACTGGATGGaggtttattttgaaaataatgtacaaagtgcataaacaaatattaCCAATCAATATTCAACATAGATTTGTTAAAAGAGAAAGTAAATATAATCAAAAGGaactgaaatttttaaaaaccaaGATTTCGAACAATGACTATGGAAAGATGTATTTCAGTTAAAGGTGTCAATTTATGGAACAATCTTGACAGTGAGATAAAACAATCTCAATCTCTttctatatttaaaagaaaattgaaaattattATGATGAAGCGATATGGTACTGAATAAGctgatgttttgtattttttttttttgtgtataatGTAACTGTATATTTGAAATATGCCAGTAACAGTCTTCCAAGCTGAATAgctaaagtttgtttttatttatttatttattttttttggcgtgtgtgtttgtgtgaatgaggaGCAGATATTATAAGTTTATACTTCTTAATGCTCCTTttcattcatgatttttttttctcttttgggtGTTATAAGAATTATTTATATGTTGATTgaattgttcctgtccccaagaagccaaggatcactggactaaatgactacagacctgtggcactgacttctgtggtcatgaagtcatttgagcgtctggtgctgtcccacctcaagtccctcacagccccccttctggaccccctgcagtttgcctacagagccaacaggtctgtggacgacgccatcaacctgactctgcacttcatcctacagcatctggactcccagggaacctacgccaggatcctgtttgtggacttcagctctgccttcaacaccatcatccctgatctcctccaagaaaagctgtcccagatgaacgtgcctgatcccatctgcaggtggatcactgacttcctgacgaacaggaatcagcacgtgaggctggggaagaatgtctcggactcccggaccatcagcactggcactcctcagggctgtgtcctctctcctctgctcttctccctgtataccaactgctgcacctctgaccaccagtctgtcaagcttattaagtttgcagacgacatgactcttgcactgatgtacatattagtggaatatagtctacattcttctatcttttaattagtctctgcactgtatattttgtaattttgtaatattgtgctatagttatagctctaatatctctgtatatttgcaatttgtatacttgtatattgtcttatagtttttatacttatttgtttttttctgtaagcacgaagtaccgcagcaatttcctaatgctgtgaacctgttcacccatatggcaataaaaaccttctgattctgattctgattctgattctgaatgaaataaaaataaaaatgaaatgaaatgaattctgTGGGTAGTTGTGCATGGCCGTTCTTAGTTGGTGGAGCGATTTGTCTGGTTAATTCTGAAGatgacataataataataataataataataataataataataataataataataataatacattttatttggaaGTGCCTTTCGtgacacccaaggacactttacactttaaaacaaaacagaaactaaaatgaccaaaagaacTAAATCCTCCTTTTGAAATGAATTCTGAACCTAACTGGGAGTCTGTGGAGCTGCTGTAGGACTGGggtgatgtggtgaaatgaggaGGTTCTGGTGATAATGTGAGCGGCTGTTTTGAACCATTTGAAGCTTCTGGAGGGATTTTCGAGGGAGACCAAATAAaagagagttacagtaatcaatAGAGGATGAGACTATAAACAAGGATGGAGGTGGTAtgcagggagagggaggggtggAAGCGATTTATGTTTTGTAGGTGGAAATATGCAGACTGggtaatattattgatatgggAGTGAAAGGATAGAGCACTATCaaggatgacacccagattCTTAATCTGATGGGAGGGGGAAACTGAGGAGCTGTTgatagagagagggagaaactgCAACTTTGGATAAgatggatcttgttctgacaagAAGGAACTCAGTTTTGTCACTGAGGTGAACCAGGATTTGATTTCAGATAATCAGGTGGTGAGGGAAGAGTTAGGTTTGGTGGATAGGTATTCTTGGTTTAAGTCATGAGTGTCTGATTTACCTCCAGCTCCATCATAATTTTATTTAGAATCAGAAatgctttattgatcccagagggaaatttcagtttcagcaaacaatagaatagaatagaaacagcctttaattgtcccacagaggggaaatttgggtgtaacagcagccgcagttattataaatataaatatactaatttacactattaagaaaaataatgtgtatatatatatataaataacaaacaagattaaccttaataataataataataacagtaatactaaaaatactactactactactaataataataataatactcaATAGGCTGACTTTTAAACAACAATTCAAAATTTCACTTGAATTTTAAGTTTGTATCTGGACAGTTGTTGGATGGttggtgatgaaatgtttgaATTATTTCTTTGATATTTGTCAGAGTGTTTTATTGAGttcaggcttttattgtgaaattcaTCTTTCTGCTGTTGAAATGCATTGAACTTGAAAACGGGTTATTTGAAGGCTTATATCTTGACATAATGTTAGTAGCATGGGGCTCAGTGATGTGCTTTCCCCATCTgactgtactgttttttttattaactgttAGAATGAACTGACTCAGCTGTGATGAAAAATACCATCTGTTGATTCATGTTTCCATTGTGGTTTAATGTCTCAGGTGTGCAGACGTTTATCATGTGTGGCTGTTTACGAAGGCATTCACCTGTCAtaaatgttttgtatttaaataagAACACATTAGCTCAGCATTATTCACCTACATGTCTTTCAGAAAACACATTGCTGCTGAAACTAGTGATTGTCGATCAGGTGATGAAAAACTTCAGGCTAAATCAAAGCCTGTTAATGACTacacacacatctgtgtgtgtgtgtgtgtttacatgtagCGTTGGTGTTCATGGTCTGTGGTCGTCATAGTAACAGAGGATAAAGAGCAGGATGAGAGCAGCTCTGTGATGTGAGAGGAGACACTTCAGCAAACAATAGGCTGACTTTTAATAAAACAGGCTCTACTTCCTTACATAACCACCAAAATAAGAGCAACACAAGCCCCAAAGAGACACAACAACAAGCTGCAAACAAAGTGATCTGTGTGAGCTGTCATCTGAAATGGTTCATTTATCATCATGAACAATATGACGGTTTTGATCGAACATCCATCACAGAAGAACAGCCAATAACAATGCCTCGGTTGGATTTAGAAAAAGATAATAATCCTTCAAAGCTCAGTTTTCTTTGTGTCAGGTTGAACAGGTTAAAAAGATAAATTGCTGTAAAGATGAAACACCCTTCCTGTTGAAATCCATCTGCTTGTAATAAAAAGATGGAACAAACCCCAACATTACCTTAGACCAGCAGTGCAGTTAAAGGTTCACCTGTCCAAACCACACTGATACACCACCTACATCATCAGaaccaaactgaagcagaacCACACCTTTACAAACATTGTACACAGTGAGTTCCTGAGTCTGCTCACTGCAGCGCTTATTACTGATGCAGGAGGACACCATGTATTTGTTGGGATTATTTTTCAGCTGTGGATGAATACAGTTAAAATAAACtggttcttgttttttttttgtttttttttacagttgcagaagaaaacaacaagaaacaAATGAAGATGAATGAGGAGAAACATCTGAGGCAAACAGACAGGGTCTGTCCAGGTGCTGACACTGAATCTCACCTGTGCCAATACCTGCTACAGGAAGCAAGAAGGTAGTCTGAGTACTCGGTTTAAATACTCTGATTACTTAGCCCCATGTGGTGAATGTTGAGTAATTTTCTTTTGTGCAGATGCTGAGCGCAGTTCTGCAGCTGTGCTTGGAGCCTCCATCATGGACAATGTGACACCTGGTGCCCTTCCAGGTGAGATGGACCCGAAGGACTACAATTACCTGGCCCTGGTCCTTGGTGTGCCCCTAATTCTGATCATCATCCTGGGGAATGTGCTGGTGTGTCTGAGCGTGCTCACTGAGCGGTCCCTGAAAACCGCCACCAACTACTTCATCATCAGCCTGGCGGTGGCCGATCTGCTGTTGGCCGTGCTCGTGCTACCGCTGTACGTCTACTCAGAGGTCAGTTTGATTCTACAGCAGAGCACAGACACATTTTAGTGTCAGGACACTCTAAAGTGATTATACTGAACTAAAACTAACCGTAACTACATGTGAGTTCAGGTGTGCTCTTGGTTTTAACTGTCAGCTTACTCACCATTTGTGTCTAGTTCTTGGGGGGGATCTGGACTTTGAGCACGTACATCTGTGATGCTCTGATGACCATGGACGTGATGCTGTGCACTGCCTCTATCCTGAACCTGTGTGCTATCAGTGTGGACAGGTGAGTCCAGCTACTCTGTATGTTCAGCTGATTTTACAGGTCACAGCAAAAGCTTTGTGCAGCAGATAACAGATACGGCCATCGTGAAACCAGCTGCATATGTAATTGACATTTTGAAATGTCTGACCTAAAGATATTTCCTTGTCAGAGTGTCATGTGACTACCTGTCTCCCTCAGTGAAGGTCTCAGTTGAATGGATTTTAATGAAGAGActcattaaataaatgtgtgccCTTCTGCTTTCATCCCATTTTAACTGAAGGTCACGTCACCTTATTGCAGTCACATTGATGCAGTCACACTATTCACACCTCGTTAATGGGATAACAGATGACTTTATCTTGATTTTTATAGACAGCAGCTGTTAATGAACCAACCAACAGGATGTGTTGAGAAAATGAAACAACTCAGTGAGTCAAACATGTCAAAGACTGCAGGCGCCAAACCTATTTTTACCAGTGGTGCTACAGTCTCTATTTAAAGCATACAAGCTGAGAAGAAACTGCACTGACACCTCACACACAGAGAACTTTGGAAAAAACTCCCTCTGCTCACACCTACAGTTTCCTACAGTTTACCTGAGAGAAAACAGGATTCAGGTCTAAACAGTTCAGCTCTATCCGTCCAACGCTGAGCAGGAATTTCACTCAGAGTTTTACTGCTTTTTCTTGTGTCTGAAATCAGTCACTATAAAATGAGTTCTGTGTATTGGACTACAAAGTGAGCCAAATATAAACATTTTCTATATCTAACATTTCTGTACTGACACATCAGACTGAGCACATTTTCCAAAATTAATAAGTACAATTAGTGAATGGTAGTTTATGTTTAAATGAGCTGCTCTCTGTGCTTTTGTACGTCTATGTTTATTTTGATCAGTGCAATGCATAATGGGATAAAATGTTTGGGTAGTGGCTGTACTTTGATTGCAAAGAGTAAAACTCACTTGCTTTTTCACTTCATCACTCGCTGTATAGTCTGCTATGggcctttttaaaaactgttgaaAGTGACAGTTCTGCAGTATCTTCATTGCATCCATACTaaaaaaattcagttcaattcaattttatttatatagcgccaaatcacaacaaacagttgcctcaaggcgcttcaaCACTAGACTAAAGACTAAAAAGATCTCTCTGCATATACCCTGCAGTCACGTCCAGGATGTTTAATTTGGAGATCTATTTATCAGACCGATGTGCTGTCTGTACTGTGAGATCATGACCTAAAGCTGTAGAAGATGTGGGCTGTGATAAAAGCTTCCTCACTCTTATGCTTAATCAGTCAACAGGAACAAAGAATGGATCCATGGATGGTTCCCTGTTAGACCTTCTCTGTCATCTCACAGTTGCCATGGTGATGTCATGTGATCCAAAGGCTGAGCTCAGTTTGTGTTCCTATTCCTatccttcctgttttttttatacctttcttctgtttttctgatACAAGCTCAAGCAGCTGCAATGATGTCACCATGATGGCCACCTTAAACTGGTCTATACAGTGAGTGAGCCTGAACCACACAGGAAATGTGTCACTAAAATCACTGTAGAGCTGCAGAGGTAGTGAATGTGGATATACATGATCTGATTCTGTGTGGTTGATGCAACTATTGATCTGTTGGTTAAAATCAACTTCATATCAGCTCAAACAATCGTCTGTAAAACGAAAACCACTTGTATTCTTGTATTGCAGGTACATTGCAGTAGTGGTCCCCCTGAAATATAACAGGAATCAGTTCAGTGTTCGTCAGTTGGCCCTGATCACTGCAACCTGGGTGCTGTCCCTGGGTGTGGCCAGTCCAGTCATCTTTGGTCTGAATCAGGTGCCGGATCGCGATCCAAGTGTGTGTAAATTAGAGGATGATCGCTTTGTGGTGTACTCTTCCGTCTGCTCCTTCTTTGTGCCTTGTCCTGTCATGCTCTTCCTTTATTACTGGATGTTTCGAGGCCTGCGGCGTTGGAGTGGGCGGAATCGCTCTCAGGCAGGCCTGGCTGGTCGGCGAGCTCTCTCTTTACAACTCAGCTCAGCTCTACAGCGAGCTAAAGCCACAACAACTGGCAATCAAGAAAAGGTTGTGTATACTGCACCCACAGGGCTCAGCCCCATCTCTCCCTCCACCATATCCATGGCAACGCCCTCAGCATCCCCAGTaacagaggaacagcaggacGGTGTAGCAGTCGTGGCAGACAGCGACCCAGTGACAACTCAGATGGACAGCATGTCAGACGGTGATcccacagagaggagggagggaggcagccGCCGAGAGAATGGCTTGAAGAGCAGCACTgcaaagagagggaggaggcaCAGCAAGACCAGCAGGGTCAGTGGGCGTGAACGCAAGGCCATGAAGGTCCTGCCCGTGGTCGTAGGTGAGTCTCCAGCTCAGGTCTGAAGCAGGACTAGATCTGAAGTAGAACCAAACCTGAGGTAGAAACAGGTCTGAGGCAAGACCAGACCTGAAGGAGTTGCAGGTCTAAGGTAGGTCCAGGTCTGAGGCAGCACTAGGTCTGAGGTTAAGCCTCAGAGCTGGTCCTGAAAGAAAGTTTAGGCAAGAAAGCAGCTTAAGAGTGtccaggctgtgttgaagattaaagatggtcataccaaatattgactgaatattgactttcaagctcattagaaatCTGAATTTGTGGCAGTTTTAGGTTAGGTGTGGGTTTGGGGTAGATTCAAGTTTGAAGCAAAACTAGGTAtaaagtaaatggactggttcttaagtaatgcttttctactctacttgatcattcaaagtgctttacacaacatgtattcattcagccatttacacatacattcatacaagGACTTTCTACCTAATATTCAGACCTCGATGAATGCATCAAGAGCAATTCGGGGTTCAGTagcttgcccaaggatactttggcatgcagactgaagcacccagggattgaaccacaaaccttccaattagcagatgacctgctctacctcttgagccacagccaccccagaaGTAGGGCCAAGTTTCAGGTGGGACCAGTTCTAAGGCAGATCCAAGTTTAAAGGATTAGTTTTGAGCTAGGTGTGGATCTGACACAGATGGAAGTTTGAAGCAGGACCAGAGCTAACATCTTCCAGAGATATTCCTCTATTGCCATGCTCAGTTTTCATATAAAACTGATGTATAAACTTCAGACAGGTAAGAAATTAAAGGTGGGTCAAGAGCAACTTCAGAGGTCCGTGCTGATTCTGTGAACTCAGAAGGGAAGGATGAAGGATTCTTCTTATAGTGCATTCACACCAAATGTGTTTCACCTCGCTTTACTTGAATAATCACATTGGAAAGCCacaaatatactgctcaaaataaataaataaataaaagaccaCTTCGAAAGCACATCAGATCCCAGTGGGGAAAAaccatgctggatatctatactgatatggactgggtaatgtgttattaacaaaaggatgccacatcatttgatggaaatgaaaatgatcaacctacagagcctgaatcaaagtgaaaaaaatgatgcaacaggctataatttttttctgaaatttaattgcagcaactcaaaatggtactcagtaattTATATGGCCCCCTACGTGGTTGTTTGCTTGCCTGACATCATCAGGACATGCTACTAATGAGACAATGTGGACGTTAAGATAAATGCAAAGACAAAAGCTCTTCCTCATCTGGGAACAACAGctgctggttgttgtgtttcttCGTCTAAATGAGGTTTCTCAGCTGGACGTCTCAACGCAAACTCTTTGTCGTGATCACTATAACAGAGTGAATCATTCAGTAACAACAGAAACTTCTTCAGTTCATCTCTCTGGAAACCTCTTTATTTCACACCAGAAAGCTTTTAACACTCACATCGCACTTTCATCCAAAACCATGAAACAGCCTGAAGGTGGTGTGAAGGATTTCATTTAAACTTCTGAGGAAAAGCCCAATTAATGCTTCAAAGAAAAATCAGAGCAAACAGATAAAGAACAAATGTTGAGTAAAAAATGGAGGTCAGAGTCTATTTGGATAAACAGGGCTGCAGGAGGACTGAGCCTCCATGAATGCACCACAAAGCTTAAAGTTCTTTCATTCAGGTTTTTATTCATCATGACTATTCATCTCATAGGCCTAAAGAGTGTTTTGGAGTCAAATAAAGCCAACATTTCTTCATCATCCAGTCAAATTCATGCTGAAACATGACCATCTGTTCTTTGTGTCTCAGGTGTGTTTCTGGCCTGCTGGACTCCATTCTTTGTCGTCCATGTCACCAAAGTTTTGTGCCAATCATGTGACATTGGTCCCACCCTCATCTCCGTGGTAACGTGGCTCGGCTATGTGAACAGCGCCATCAACCCAATCATCTATACAGCCTTCAACGCTGAGTTCAGAAACGTCTTTCACAAGCTGCTCTGCTGTCAGACATGAAACCAACATCTCGTCTCAAACTCAATCTCCCTGCAGACTTCAAAACAGGAAGGTTTCCAACCAAAGCCTTAGTTTGGATCTCGGCTTGAATGAAACACAGATTGtctcttattttgaagggttttaatgtgtgtgggtgtgctcTTATTTTAAAGGTTCGGAAATGTTCTTATTAAGCAGAGCAGTAGTGAAATTACTGCCATATAATAGCCCAGTGGCATAAAACCTGCAAACGTGTTGAATCATCAGTGTTTTTGATATCTGAGTATTTCCATGTTGATGCTTTTAAAGTTTGCAgttaatttgattatttttatagTGTTGGCAATTATTTTTGTGACTGAAGCAGAAAGCTTCACATGGCCctaaatgtttttatgagttTTGTGGTGAAGCTCATTAAGGTTGTAGTATTTTGATCTGTGGCATGAAAGTGATGAAATGTAGCTGAAAAAACATCTATGTCATTAGCATAAAAAACATTAATGAGATTAAAGACTTTCTGTTGAATTGAACCAGGTGATAATTATGCATTTGAACAAATGCTGATCTGTAGGAAAACAGCAGATACCCCAGCAGACTGTGAGTGGGGATCATAGTCAGGTGTGTTTTATGCTAAATGTCACTGATTTTAAAATTGTCCACAGGAACACAAAGAACATGACAAGGCCATGTTTGCTGATTATCAACAGATCCTGCAGGTTTGATAACTTATTAAAAGGATGGAGAAGAAAAGTCTGAACATGATGTAGAACCACTTTTCCATCAAAGAAGCTTTAGTTTGTTCACCTGTTCTTATCTGGTGTTGCCTGAATCCTCAGAGGCTTGTCAGTGAAACTGCTCattcactttttgttttactgtaatGACACATCTATTGTGGGTGGAGCTCCTGTCCACCTGTCAGAATGGTCCCGGAGGTATTTGAGTTTTTCCGCTGTCAGGAACCACAAGTGTGTTTCTGAAGTAGGTTCATCACAGTTTGACGTTATAAACTCCTCCATCAGTGATTAAATGAAGGCACAGGGAGGCTACCTCTATGATCAGTCATAGAAAACACAGGTAACCATGATAATGGAAAGCATCTCATCCAGGTGTTGCAACATGTAATAAACAAGCATCTTCAGGTGTACATCCAGAAAACATTATTtgtctttctttgctttttagTTATGGAgataactgttttatttttgtgttaattttgtttcactctttttgaaaacataaaaacttaAGAAGAAAGGTATGTATAAATGTTGATACTCCACAGAGCTGAATCTTTTCTTCAGACAGACTGCAGTGAGACTTGAAGCCAAAACTTGAACACCACATGGACATCTGCAGCTTCTCCACATCACAGATGTGTGCAGACAGAGTTAAAGAGAGGATGAGATTATTAATCAACCCATTTGACCACCTGAGCCACGGTCATCCTCCTGTGAGGGCATTTAGAAGTAAAACATTTACTGATGCACAGCagtaatgaaaacattttcataattCAATTTCATGAACAAAGGAAATGAGACTGAGTAAAGAGCTGAAACAGAATAGAAGACTCTGCACATCCAAGAGACAAATGTCAAAGTAAGAAATataaagtactgtgcaaaagacttgaacaacccctcatttctttatatttttgcttccaaggagctggattttcttgtaatttttaaagtggtcttgagcaacaggtctccagctttctgaaggtctttcaaagtttttcttgggCCATTAGCTGCTttctcactcattttcagtacaGTCCCTGTAtatgaccattttcagaggattttctgtttgtttgtgaagcCTCTGAAgtctgacctatgaatcactgAAGGATAAAATTGCTCCTATCTCaatggatgaaccagtgttgtgtctacacataacagacaacttcaCAATGAACCAGTTTATCTATAGGCTCTTTGTTActtgcagcctgtcacaaaaacacatcatttctcGCATTTCAttagttgaatctataaaaatgCTGAATCTATaatctatctatatataatctatataatgttgaatctataaaaagttaacagtttgacagacataaaatatatacagtactagTTCTGGTACTGTTACTATATCTCATCATTTCATGATGTGAATCAGTTCTGAATGGCTTCAAAATGtgtataatttttattactgatgtcacaacaacagaaaaatacaaTGAATAAACCTACTATAATGTCATTTTTAgctgtttcaaaataaagctgagGTATTGTCATAGCCTTGGCATTGTGTTGGCGGTGGCGTCTGTTCCATGGAAACATTAACATTGGAAACAAAGAGGAAACAAAGCTTTCATCACACAGCAGGAGTTCTGGTTAGAAACTCCAGACTAGCTGCTGAGTGGAGACGAATACATAAAGGAAATCATGCAGAAGGTAAGCGAATGCCTCAAAGATATATTAACATGTGTCCTGTCAGGTCTCCTGCTGTGGATTGActtaacataaataaaactgaatcaaaGTAGCTTCTTAACATCCACCGTGGTGCTGGTGACCTGCTTATATTTAGATTCCCATCTTCATCTGGATTTTTACCCAAAAAAGGAAGCTGATAACACCTGGATTGTAAAGTTTGGATTTGAAATGTATTTTAGATTCTGAACCTGTGAATGGTTAGCATATTGTTCGGATGGAACT encodes:
- the drd4-rs gene encoding dopamine receptor D4 related sequence; translated protein: MDNVTPGALPGEMDPKDYNYLALVLGVPLILIIILGNVLVCLSVLTERSLKTATNYFIISLAVADLLLAVLVLPLYVYSEFLGGIWTLSTYICDALMTMDVMLCTASILNLCAISVDRYIAVVVPLKYNRNQFSVRQLALITATWVLSLGVASPVIFGLNQVPDRDPSVCKLEDDRFVVYSSVCSFFVPCPVMLFLYYWMFRGLRRWSGRNRSQAGLAGRRALSLQLSSALQRAKATTTGNQEKVVYTAPTGLSPISPSTISMATPSASPVTEEQQDGVAVVADSDPVTTQMDSMSDGDPTERREGGSRRENGLKSSTAKRGRRHSKTSRVSGRERKAMKVLPVVVGVFLACWTPFFVVHVTKVLCQSCDIGPTLISVVTWLGYVNSAINPIIYTAFNAEFRNVFHKLLCCQT